One Phaseolus vulgaris cultivar G19833 chromosome 11, P. vulgaris v2.0, whole genome shotgun sequence genomic window carries:
- the LOC137831356 gene encoding adenylate kinase, chloroplastic: MSCIVNLHGAAAASLRFPTPSEGDQRRRGFCYFPQRHRRHHHFRYSFAPNATISHSLTVTNEALNVMISGAPASGKGTQCELIANKYGLVHIAAGDLLRAEIATGSQNGKLAKQYMEKGQLVPDEIVVMMVRDRLLKPDSKENGWLLDGYPRSLSQATALKGFGFEPHTFLLLEVDEDVLVERVVGRRLDPVTGKIYHLKYFPPETEEIAARLTQRFDDTEEKVKLRLSTHHQNVESVLSLYKDITVKINGNVSKEEVFAQIDSVLTSLAEQRKAASGSVAA, encoded by the exons ATGAGTTGCATCGTGAATCTCCACGGCGCAGCAGCCGCATCACTCCGGTTCCCCACTCCCTCTGAAGGCGATCAGAGACGCCGTGGATTTTGTTACTTTCCACAGCGCCATCGACGCCATCATCACTTTCGATACTCTTTCGCTCCAAACGCCACTATTTCCCATTCTCTG acTGTCACCAATGAAGCGCTGAATGTCATGATTTCTGGGGCTCCCGCTTCTGGCAAAGGCACCCAATGTGAACTCATCGCCAACAAG TACGGTTTGGTGCATATTGCTGCTGGAGATTTACTGAGGGCAGAAATTGCCACAGGAAGTCAAAATGGAAAGCTTGCCAAACAGTATATGGAGAAGGGGCAGTTGGTCCCTGACGAGATTGTTGTCATG ATGGTCAGGGATCGTCTCTTGAAACCAGATTCTAAAGAAAATGGTTGGCTTTTGGATGGTTATCCCAGGAGCTTATCTCAGGCCACTGCACTCAAGGGATTTGGGTTTGAGCCTCATACTTTTCTTCTTCTAGAG GTTGATGAAGATGTGCTTGTGGAGAGAGTAGTTGGACGGAGATTAGATCCTGTTACCGGGAAGATATATCACTTGAAGTATTTTCCTCCAGAGACAGAAGAAATAGCTGCAAGGCTTACCCAACGCTTTGATGATACTGAAGAAAAG GTGAAGTTGCGGTTGAGCACCCATCATCAAAATGTTGAGTCAGTCCTTTCCTTGTATAAAGATATAACTGTTAAG ATTAATGGAAATGTCTCGAAGGAGGAAGTATTTGCTCAAATTGACAGTGTGTTGACAAGCCTTGCAGAGCAAAGGAAGGCTGCTTCAGGATCTGTGGCAGCATAG